From the Rhodococcus sp. NBC_00297 genome, one window contains:
- a CDS encoding acyl-CoA dehydrogenase family protein gives MINLELPRKLRASANQAHQVAAEIMRPVSRKYDLAEHAYPVELDTMAAMIEGMSDAGGEIGGAKGGREAKGDAPKPSKTANANGGNMSALVNVIETCWGDVGLTLSIPYQGLGNSAIAAVATDEQLERFGKVWASMAITEPSFGSDSAAVSTTAVLDGDEWVLNGEKIYVTAGERSTHIVVWATVDKTKGRAAIKSFVVPRDAPGLSVARLEHKLGIKASDTAALLLDNCRIPKDNLLGSPDVDTDKGFAGVMQTFDNTRPLVAGMAIGVARAALEELRSILTDAGVVIDYDAATYSQSAAAAEYIRLEADWEAAYLLALRAAWMADNKEPNSLQASMSKAKAGRSATDITLKAVELAGTLGFSEHLLLEKWSRDSKILDIFEGTQQIQQLIVARRVLGKTSAELK, from the coding sequence ATGATCAATCTCGAACTTCCTCGCAAGCTCAGGGCGTCGGCCAACCAGGCTCACCAGGTCGCGGCCGAGATCATGCGCCCCGTGTCGCGCAAGTACGACCTGGCGGAGCACGCCTACCCGGTCGAGCTCGACACCATGGCCGCCATGATCGAGGGCATGAGCGACGCCGGCGGTGAGATCGGCGGCGCCAAGGGCGGCCGTGAGGCCAAGGGCGACGCTCCGAAGCCGAGCAAGACCGCAAATGCCAACGGCGGCAACATGTCCGCTCTGGTCAACGTCATCGAGACCTGCTGGGGCGACGTGGGTCTGACCCTGTCCATCCCGTACCAGGGCCTCGGCAACTCCGCCATCGCCGCCGTCGCCACCGACGAGCAGCTCGAGCGCTTCGGCAAGGTGTGGGCCTCGATGGCCATCACCGAGCCCTCGTTCGGTTCCGACTCGGCCGCCGTGAGCACCACCGCGGTACTCGACGGTGACGAGTGGGTCCTCAACGGCGAGAAGATCTACGTCACGGCCGGCGAGCGCTCCACGCACATCGTCGTGTGGGCCACCGTCGACAAGACCAAGGGCCGCGCCGCGATCAAGTCCTTCGTCGTCCCGCGGGACGCGCCGGGCCTGTCCGTCGCACGCCTCGAGCACAAGCTGGGAATCAAGGCGTCCGACACCGCAGCCCTGCTCCTCGACAACTGCCGCATCCCGAAGGACAACCTCCTGGGTTCCCCGGACGTCGACACGGACAAGGGCTTCGCCGGCGTCATGCAGACGTTCGACAACACCCGTCCTCTGGTCGCCGGCATGGCCATCGGAGTCGCCCGTGCAGCGCTCGAGGAGCTCCGGTCGATCCTGACCGACGCCGGAGTGGTCATCGATTACGACGCTGCCACCTACAGCCAGTCGGCCGCTGCTGCGGAGTACATCCGGCTCGAGGCCGACTGGGAGGCTGCTTACCTGCTCGCTCTCCGCGCTGCGTGGATGGCGGACAACAAGGAGCCCAACTCGCTGCAGGCGTCGATGTCCAAGGCGAAGGCAGGCCGTAGCGCCACCGACATCACGCTCAAGGCGGTGGAACTGGCCGGCACGCTCGGCTTCTCCGAGCACCTGCTGCTCGAGAAGTGGTCACGCGACTCGAAGATCCTCGACATCTTCGAGGGCACCCAGCAGATCCAGCAGCTGATCGTGGCTCGCCGCGTGCTCGGGAAGACGTCCGCCGAGCTGAAGTGA
- a CDS encoding ABC1 kinase family protein — protein sequence MPDIPRSSSARTAKLASIPLGMAGRAAMGFGRKLAGGNRAEIDAELSAKAAQQMFAVLGELKGGAMKLGQALSVMEAAVPEEMAEPYREALTKLQAEAPPMPIATVHRVMDQQLGTGWRSRISDFDDTATASASIGQVHRATWSDGRDVAVKIQYPGADEALKADLKTLSRFVGILGTIVPGTDVKAVLDEMSARTEEELDYRIEGENQRAFAAVYDGDERFAVPRVVASAPKVVITEWMEGTSLSSVIATGTAEQRNTAGENLARFHFESAERVRRIHGDPHPGNFKLLADGRLGVIDFGACLTLPDGLPPELGRMVRLSRDEEFDELTELLRETGFVIPGREVTEQEIADYLRPFTDPIMTESFHFTRKWLQGTAGKAADFNGPQFRTARSLNLPPRYAVIFRVLLGSVGICAQLDANAPYMAILTEWMPGFAE from the coding sequence ATGCCCGACATCCCCCGCAGCAGTTCCGCCCGGACAGCCAAGCTGGCCAGCATCCCCCTCGGGATGGCAGGCCGCGCAGCGATGGGCTTCGGACGCAAACTCGCGGGCGGAAATCGTGCGGAGATCGACGCCGAACTCAGCGCCAAGGCCGCCCAGCAGATGTTTGCCGTCCTCGGCGAACTCAAGGGCGGAGCGATGAAGTTGGGTCAGGCTCTCAGCGTCATGGAGGCGGCCGTACCCGAGGAGATGGCAGAGCCCTACCGCGAGGCGCTGACCAAGCTGCAGGCCGAGGCGCCCCCGATGCCGATCGCGACGGTCCATCGGGTGATGGATCAACAGCTCGGCACCGGGTGGCGCTCGCGCATCTCCGACTTCGACGACACGGCCACCGCGTCGGCCTCCATCGGGCAGGTGCACCGAGCGACCTGGTCCGACGGTCGCGACGTGGCGGTCAAGATCCAGTACCCGGGTGCGGACGAGGCGCTGAAGGCCGACCTCAAGACGCTGTCGCGTTTCGTCGGCATCCTCGGCACCATCGTGCCGGGTACCGACGTGAAGGCCGTCCTCGACGAGATGTCGGCGCGCACGGAGGAGGAACTCGACTACCGGATCGAAGGCGAGAACCAGCGTGCGTTCGCCGCGGTCTACGACGGGGACGAGCGATTCGCCGTGCCTCGTGTCGTGGCGAGTGCTCCCAAGGTGGTCATCACGGAGTGGATGGAAGGAACGTCCCTCTCCTCCGTCATCGCCACCGGAACCGCGGAGCAGCGCAACACCGCCGGCGAGAACCTGGCCCGTTTCCACTTCGAATCGGCGGAGCGCGTCCGCCGCATCCACGGCGATCCGCACCCCGGCAACTTCAAGTTGCTCGCCGACGGCAGGCTCGGCGTCATCGACTTCGGTGCGTGCCTCACTCTCCCCGACGGTCTGCCCCCGGAACTCGGTCGGATGGTGCGACTCTCGCGCGACGAGGAGTTCGACGAGCTGACGGAACTGCTGCGCGAGACGGGATTCGTGATTCCCGGCCGCGAGGTCACCGAGCAGGAGATCGCCGACTATCTCCGCCCCTTCACCGATCCGATCATGACCGAGTCGTTCCACTTCACTCGAAAGTGGCTGCAGGGCACGGCAGGCAAGGCCGCGGACTTCAACGGTCCGCAGTTCCGTACGGCCCGGTCCCTCAATCTGCCGCCGCGGTACGCGGTGATCTTCCGCGTTCTCCTGGGATCGGTGGGCATCTGCGCCCAGCTCGACGCGAATGCTCCGTACATGGCGATTCTCACCGAGTGGATGCCCGGGTTCGCCGAGTAG
- a CDS encoding zinc-dependent metalloprotease: MTNTPFGFSNSDDDPDKNEGSSGGSGTPGGGAGGFGFGAEGFDPAALGQMFTQMGQMFSGMGSGATSGPVNYDLAKKLALQQIGSTTPVREGSKSAVVDAAHLAEQWLNEATILPAGAVRTEAWTPQEWLDNTLDTWKRLCDPVAEQISGMWTSALPPEAQQMVGPMIGMLGQMGGMAFGSQLGQALGQLAKEVLTSTDIGLPLGPSDTAALLPDAVAVFSEGTELPEREVLVFLAAREVAHHRLYSHVPWLRQRVLATVEEYARGIRMDFGAIEEAARGIDPSALTDPSQLEKILQQGAFEPQTTPEQKAALERLETLLALVEGWVDTVVTTALGERLPGASALSETMRRRRASGGPAEQTFATLIGLELRPRKVREAADLWRRLTDAAGIDGRDGVWAHPDLLPDTADLDDSSSFIGRIVGGDTGSFDDPIAQLEEFERKRAAEKKAEGDDEGPAPV; encoded by the coding sequence ATGACCAACACGCCTTTCGGATTCTCCAATTCCGACGACGACCCGGACAAGAACGAGGGGTCGAGCGGCGGCTCCGGCACGCCCGGAGGTGGTGCCGGCGGATTCGGTTTCGGCGCCGAGGGTTTCGATCCGGCGGCGCTCGGCCAGATGTTCACGCAGATGGGTCAGATGTTCAGCGGGATGGGATCCGGTGCCACGTCCGGACCGGTGAACTACGACCTGGCGAAGAAGCTGGCCCTCCAGCAGATCGGGTCCACCACCCCCGTGCGGGAGGGGTCGAAGTCCGCCGTCGTCGACGCGGCGCACCTGGCGGAGCAGTGGCTGAACGAGGCCACCATCCTCCCGGCCGGCGCGGTACGCACCGAGGCGTGGACTCCGCAGGAATGGTTGGACAACACGCTCGACACGTGGAAGCGGTTGTGCGATCCCGTCGCCGAGCAGATCTCCGGCATGTGGACCTCCGCGTTGCCGCCGGAGGCGCAACAGATGGTCGGTCCGATGATCGGCATGCTCGGTCAGATGGGCGGTATGGCGTTCGGCTCACAGCTGGGCCAGGCCCTGGGCCAGCTCGCCAAGGAGGTCCTCACCTCGACCGACATCGGCCTGCCGCTCGGCCCCTCGGACACTGCGGCGCTGCTTCCCGACGCCGTCGCGGTGTTCAGCGAGGGCACCGAGCTGCCCGAGCGCGAGGTGCTGGTGTTCCTGGCCGCGCGCGAGGTCGCCCACCACCGTCTCTACTCGCACGTGCCGTGGCTGCGTCAGCGCGTTCTGGCCACCGTCGAGGAGTACGCGCGCGGCATCCGGATGGACTTCGGTGCCATCGAGGAGGCGGCCCGCGGTATCGATCCGTCCGCGCTCACCGACCCGAGCCAGCTGGAGAAGATCCTGCAGCAGGGTGCGTTCGAGCCGCAGACGACCCCGGAGCAGAAGGCGGCCCTGGAGCGCCTCGAGACATTGCTGGCCCTCGTCGAGGGGTGGGTGGACACGGTGGTGACCACCGCTCTGGGCGAGCGGCTGCCGGGAGCGTCCGCGCTGTCGGAGACGATGCGGCGCCGTCGCGCGTCCGGCGGCCCGGCCGAGCAGACCTTCGCGACGCTCATCGGCCTCGAATTGCGGCCGCGCAAGGTGCGTGAAGCAGCCGATCTGTGGCGTCGACTGACCGACGCTGCGGGTATCGACGGCCGCGACGGTGTGTGGGCCCACCCCGATCTGCTGCCCGACACCGCGGACCTCGACGACTCGTCGTCCTTCATCGGTCGCATCGTGGGCGGGGACACCGGGTCCTTCGACGACCCCATCGCGCAGCTCGAGGAGTTCGAGCGCAAGCGCGCGGCCGAGAAGAAGGCCGAGGGAGACGACGAGGGCCCCGCCCCCGTCTGA
- a CDS encoding transglycosylase family protein yields the protein MTTARNFTTRALGWAAVTGAVVAAPLVLSTGTASAAPAHNWDGVAQCESGGNWGINTGNGYYGGLQFSQSTWAANGGSGTASSASKAEQIRVAENVLATQGVGAWPTCGQYLSSGTTSVAEAPAPAPAPAPAAPAAPAPVQSVVEQGAALAQQYGVGQQYQDFVAANSGVLAGLAR from the coding sequence ATGACCACTGCACGTAACTTCACCACCCGCGCGCTCGGATGGGCCGCCGTCACCGGCGCCGTCGTCGCCGCACCGCTCGTCCTGAGCACCGGAACCGCCTCCGCAGCACCCGCCCACAACTGGGACGGCGTCGCACAGTGCGAGAGCGGCGGCAACTGGGGCATCAACACCGGCAACGGCTACTACGGTGGCCTACAGTTCTCGCAGAGCACCTGGGCGGCCAACGGCGGCTCCGGCACCGCGTCCAGCGCCTCCAAGGCCGAGCAGATCCGCGTCGCCGAGAACGTTCTCGCGACCCAGGGCGTCGGCGCATGGCCCACCTGCGGCCAGTACCTCTCGTCGGGCACCACGTCGGTCGCCGAGGCGCCCGCGCCGGCACCCGCTCCCGCGCCTGCTGCACCCGCCGCACCGGCACCCGTGCAGTCCGTCGTCGAGCAGGGCGCAGCACTGGCCCAGCAGTACGGCGTCGGCCAGCAGTACCAGGACTTCGTGGCCGCCAACTCCGGCGTCCTCGCGGGCCTCGCTCGCTAG
- a CDS encoding acyl-CoA dehydrogenase family protein: MIMTKNDSAPTTKTDASRRPVRDTSAVGLNPIRRDAIGTAMRVLTKLSGSDLAEKYNLRQTIDRVTYESTKTGFKTLGAATRTFSKVSGGGKPERLPESSTKGLDYFDLTPDDEQKMIVETVLEFAEEIMRPAAHDADEAAASPDDLVARAAELGITLINVPENLEGAASERGAVTNALVAEALAYGDMGLALPILAPSGVAVALTQWGTETQQKTYLPSFTGEKVPSAALVVNEPRALFDPFALQTKAVRSPSGYKLTGVKSLVPSAAACELFIVAAELDGRPALFIVESDSAGLSVEADPSMGLRAAGIGRLHLDGVAVPEANLLGDGDADAHVSDYTDAIRLARLGWASMAAGTSKAVLDYVVPYVNDRTAFGEPISNRQAVAFMVANIAIELDGLRLVIQRGASRAEQGLSFAREASLARRLATDKGMQIGLDGVQLLGGHGFTKEHPVERWYRDLRAVGVAEGIVLI, from the coding sequence GTGATCATGACGAAGAACGACAGCGCCCCCACGACCAAGACCGATGCGTCTCGGCGCCCGGTGCGCGACACGTCAGCGGTCGGGCTCAACCCGATCCGACGCGACGCCATCGGAACCGCGATGCGCGTGCTCACCAAGCTCTCCGGCTCCGACCTGGCCGAGAAGTACAACCTGCGCCAGACGATCGACCGTGTCACGTACGAGAGCACGAAGACCGGCTTCAAGACGCTCGGTGCCGCCACCCGGACCTTCTCCAAGGTGTCCGGCGGAGGCAAGCCCGAGCGTCTGCCCGAGTCCTCGACCAAGGGACTCGACTACTTCGACCTGACTCCCGACGACGAGCAGAAGATGATCGTCGAGACGGTGCTCGAGTTCGCCGAGGAGATCATGCGCCCGGCAGCGCACGATGCCGACGAGGCCGCGGCATCGCCGGACGACCTCGTCGCTCGCGCCGCCGAACTGGGCATCACCCTCATCAACGTCCCCGAGAACCTCGAGGGCGCGGCCAGTGAGCGCGGCGCCGTCACCAACGCCCTCGTCGCCGAGGCGCTCGCGTACGGAGACATGGGCCTGGCCTTGCCGATCCTCGCCCCCAGCGGCGTGGCGGTGGCGCTCACGCAGTGGGGCACCGAGACTCAGCAGAAGACGTACCTGCCGTCCTTCACGGGTGAGAAGGTGCCCAGTGCGGCTCTCGTCGTGAACGAGCCGCGCGCGCTCTTCGACCCGTTCGCGCTGCAGACCAAGGCGGTCCGCTCCCCCAGCGGCTACAAGCTCACGGGCGTCAAGAGCCTCGTGCCGTCGGCCGCCGCCTGCGAGCTGTTCATCGTCGCCGCCGAACTCGACGGCCGTCCCGCTCTCTTCATCGTCGAGTCGGACAGCGCCGGGTTGAGTGTCGAGGCGGACCCCAGCATGGGTCTGCGTGCAGCGGGCATCGGCCGACTGCATCTCGACGGCGTCGCCGTACCCGAGGCCAACCTGCTGGGCGACGGCGACGCGGACGCCCACGTGTCCGACTACACCGACGCCATCCGGCTCGCGCGTCTCGGCTGGGCGTCCATGGCCGCCGGCACATCGAAGGCCGTCCTGGACTACGTGGTCCCCTACGTCAACGACCGCACCGCGTTCGGCGAGCCGATCAGCAACCGTCAGGCCGTCGCCTTCATGGTGGCCAACATCGCGATCGAGCTCGACGGTCTGCGCCTGGTCATTCAGCGTGGTGCGTCCCGTGCGGAGCAGGGACTGTCCTTCGCACGCGAGGCCTCGCTCGCCCGTCGACTCGCGACGGACAAGGGCATGCAGATCGGCCTCGACGGTGTCCAGCTTCTCGGCGGACACGGTTTCACCAAGGAGCACCCGGTCGAGCGCTGGTACCGCGATCTCCGCGCCGTCGGCGTTGCCGAGGGCATCGTCCTGATCTGA
- a CDS encoding WhiB family transcriptional regulator, which yields MSPATTRTTCRTDDTTTDRSVAAIDDFVADQLPCRRADPDLWFAESPDRLERAKQLCAHCPIRSGCLDAALDRAEPWGVWGGEIFDQGVVIARKRSRGRPRKNPVSPAPSVVCA from the coding sequence GTGTCACCCGCCACCACCCGGACGACATGCCGCACCGACGACACCACGACCGACCGGTCCGTGGCCGCCATCGACGACTTCGTCGCAGATCAGTTGCCGTGCCGCCGAGCCGATCCGGATCTCTGGTTCGCCGAGTCGCCCGACCGTCTCGAACGCGCCAAGCAGCTGTGCGCACACTGCCCCATCAGGTCGGGGTGCCTCGACGCGGCGCTCGACCGTGCCGAGCCGTGGGGAGTGTGGGGCGGCGAGATCTTCGATCAGGGAGTCGTCATCGCGCGCAAGCGGTCTCGCGGCCGTCCCCGCAAGAACCCGGTTTCACCCGCACCGTCCGTCGTCTGTGCTTGA
- a CDS encoding PPA1309 family protein, with the protein MTGSEWFDPESGDARAERALARCVREVVDYVDAGGWDQGPQLFALVPTEDLAAAEPSLLDQLEDGADLTPVAQERLPADVAGGSHALDEFLGTTTWPASVAGCALVEEIVVLPPEAESDLDSALAPLLADRDAADQAARLTAEEHPDRRDGRLIVAVLRDGPSIALLQLRPENEDDSSFDEAPELLTYENLAPNVVAALHATLDADPEDEDY; encoded by the coding sequence GTGACCGGGAGCGAGTGGTTCGATCCCGAATCCGGGGACGCCCGCGCCGAACGCGCCCTCGCCCGCTGTGTGCGCGAGGTCGTCGACTACGTGGACGCCGGCGGGTGGGACCAGGGGCCTCAGTTGTTCGCGTTGGTCCCGACCGAGGATCTGGCGGCCGCGGAGCCCAGCCTGCTCGACCAGCTCGAGGACGGCGCCGACCTGACCCCTGTCGCCCAGGAGCGGTTGCCCGCCGACGTCGCGGGCGGATCGCACGCGCTCGACGAGTTCCTCGGCACGACCACCTGGCCGGCGTCGGTCGCCGGGTGCGCACTGGTCGAGGAGATCGTCGTTCTGCCGCCCGAGGCCGAATCGGATCTCGACAGCGCCCTCGCTCCGCTCCTGGCGGATCGCGACGCGGCGGACCAGGCCGCGCGCCTCACGGCCGAGGAGCACCCCGACCGGCGCGACGGGCGGCTCATCGTCGCCGTACTTCGGGACGGTCCGTCCATCGCCCTGCTGCAGCTGCGTCCCGAGAACGAGGACGACAGCAGTTTCGACGAGGCGCCGGAGCTACTGACCTACGAGAACCTGGCGCCGAACGTCGTCGCGGCGCTGCACGCCACGCTCGACGCGGATCCCGAGGACGAGGACTACTGA
- a CDS encoding YlbL family protein yields the protein MNRRIATLLVALLPVVVLGVLGSAVTVPFAALGPGPTFDTLGEVDGKPVVDVQGTDVDRPSGHLNMTTVAVRDELTVFDALGLWLSGRQGLVPRDEIYPPDRSREEVENANQADFAESEDSAELAALDHLGLPTVLTVAQIGDDSPAAGVLEEGDRVTAIDGAPVSTVADVQKAVGAVNPGTTISVDVTRDGATTTENVTVAARPDDAERGYLGITPEETPDVPFTVEFNLADVGGPSAGLMFSLAVVDKLSPGDLSGGAFVAGTGTIDADGAVGPIGGIPYKLVAAREAGATIFLVPADNCAEAAPRTPEGLRLVKVTSLDDAIGSLDALAGGGDAPSCS from the coding sequence GTGAATCGAAGGATCGCGACGCTCCTGGTCGCTCTGTTGCCGGTGGTCGTCCTCGGAGTTCTGGGATCTGCGGTCACCGTTCCGTTCGCGGCCCTAGGGCCCGGACCGACGTTCGACACCCTCGGTGAGGTGGACGGCAAGCCCGTCGTGGACGTCCAGGGCACCGACGTCGATCGGCCGTCCGGCCACCTGAACATGACGACCGTGGCGGTGCGGGACGAGTTGACGGTGTTCGACGCCCTCGGCCTCTGGCTCAGCGGCAGGCAGGGGCTGGTCCCGCGCGACGAGATCTACCCGCCCGATCGCAGCCGAGAAGAGGTCGAGAACGCCAACCAGGCCGACTTCGCGGAATCCGAGGACAGTGCGGAACTCGCAGCCCTGGATCACCTCGGACTGCCCACGGTGCTCACGGTCGCGCAGATCGGCGACGACAGCCCCGCGGCGGGCGTCCTCGAGGAGGGTGACCGAGTGACCGCGATCGACGGCGCGCCCGTGTCCACTGTGGCCGACGTCCAGAAGGCCGTCGGTGCCGTGAATCCCGGCACGACCATCTCGGTGGACGTCACGCGGGACGGCGCGACGACGACGGAGAACGTCACCGTCGCCGCCCGTCCGGACGACGCCGAGCGCGGCTATCTCGGCATCACCCCGGAGGAGACACCGGACGTGCCGTTCACCGTGGAGTTCAATCTCGCCGACGTCGGCGGCCCGTCCGCCGGACTGATGTTCTCGCTGGCGGTGGTGGACAAGCTCAGTCCCGGCGACCTCAGCGGCGGTGCCTTCGTCGCCGGCACGGGAACGATCGACGCCGACGGCGCTGTGGGTCCCATCGGCGGCATCCCGTACAAGTTGGTCGCCGCACGCGAGGCCGGCGCGACGATCTTCCTCGTTCCCGCGGACAACTGCGCCGAGGCGGCGCCGCGGACGCCGGAGGGGCTACGCCTGGTGAAGGTCACGAGCCTGGACGATGCGATCGGGTCGCTCGACGCTCTGGCCGGTGGGGGAGACGCCCCGTCCTGCTCGTGA
- a CDS encoding UPF0182 family protein, which produces MGMRPPTGLPSLSRRSRTLLVLALVLAALLLIGPRLVDTYTDWLWFGEVGFRNVFTTVLLTRVITFLVVALLVGGTVFGALTVAYRSRPVFVPTAGPNDPIARYRTTVMSRLRVFGIGIPVVIGLLSGLVAQGNWVTVQMFLHGGSFGVQDPQFNLDVGFYAFDLPFYRSILNWLFVAVVIAFFAALVTHYIFGGLRLSGREGALTKSARIQLAVLAGTFVVLKAVAYWFDRYALLSSSRKEPTFTGPGFTDINAVLPAKLILLAIAVICAGAFFAAIFLRDLRIPALATALLVLSSILVGAVWPLVVEQFSVRPNAADKERAYIERNIEATRAAYGITDDTVTYEDYTGVGSASPRDVPADQTTIANTRLLDPNVLSRTFTQQQQLKNFYGFPSTLDVDRYEIDGQLQDYIVAARELSPNSLTGNQTDWINRHTVYTHGNGFVAAPANRVNAAVQDATSTESNSNSGYPIYTVSDLASQAADDQVIPVEQPRIYYGEVIASSNPDYAIVGGSEGSDGREYDTDTSRYTYTGSGGVSIGNWFNRLAFAAKYTERNILFSGAIGDDSKIIFNRDPRERVQKVAPWLTADGNSYPAVVGGKIVWIVDAYTTLDQYPYAQRSSLEGLVQDSIDANTGRLLPRDEVSYIRNSVKATVDAYDGSVNLYQVDDNDPVLAAWMGAFPGAVQPESAISDELRQHFRYPEDLFKVQREMLAKYHVNDPGEFFTNNAFWSVPSDPTVEGGTNLNQPPYYVLIGDPDTGQPSFRLTSAMVGFNRELLSAYISVRSDPEGYGEFTVLQLPTDTQTQGPQQAQNSMTSDTRVASDRTLLQQSNRIQYGNLLTLPIANGGILYVEPLYTERNTTNTSTFPQLSRVLVSYREPGAGGGVRVGYAATLAEALDQVFGSGTGSVATAPGGEATEPQPDNGSSTGTTSAPTEGSATTPPSTSAAPAAPVDRTAAVNNLNSALAAVRTAQQSGDFAQLGTAFDNLQRAIDQYNSTGG; this is translated from the coding sequence GTGGGCATGAGGCCCCCAACCGGTTTACCGTCGTTGTCGAGACGGAGCCGTACGTTACTGGTCCTGGCGTTGGTTCTGGCCGCGCTGTTGCTCATCGGTCCCCGGTTGGTGGACACGTACACGGACTGGTTGTGGTTCGGGGAGGTCGGTTTCCGCAACGTCTTCACGACGGTGCTCCTCACTCGCGTGATCACGTTCCTCGTCGTCGCTCTGCTGGTGGGCGGCACGGTGTTCGGTGCACTCACCGTCGCCTACCGGTCGCGTCCGGTCTTCGTGCCCACGGCCGGACCGAACGATCCCATCGCTCGCTACCGCACCACCGTCATGTCGCGTCTGCGCGTGTTCGGTATCGGCATCCCGGTCGTCATCGGCCTGCTCTCCGGCCTTGTCGCACAGGGCAATTGGGTCACGGTGCAGATGTTCCTGCACGGTGGATCCTTCGGCGTGCAGGATCCGCAGTTCAACCTGGACGTCGGCTTCTACGCCTTCGATCTGCCGTTCTACCGGTCGATCCTCAACTGGCTCTTCGTCGCCGTCGTCATCGCCTTCTTCGCGGCACTGGTCACGCACTACATCTTCGGCGGCCTGCGCCTCAGCGGCCGCGAGGGTGCGCTGACCAAGTCGGCGCGCATCCAGTTGGCCGTGCTCGCCGGCACCTTCGTCGTCCTCAAGGCGGTGGCGTACTGGTTCGATCGTTACGCACTCTTGTCGAGCAGCCGTAAGGAGCCCACGTTCACGGGCCCCGGCTTCACCGACATCAACGCCGTCCTGCCCGCGAAGCTCATCCTGCTGGCCATCGCTGTCATCTGTGCGGGTGCCTTCTTCGCGGCGATCTTCCTGCGCGATCTGCGGATCCCGGCACTCGCCACCGCGCTTCTCGTCCTGTCGTCGATTCTCGTCGGCGCCGTCTGGCCGTTGGTCGTCGAGCAGTTCTCGGTGCGCCCCAACGCTGCCGACAAGGAGCGGGCGTACATCGAACGGAACATCGAGGCCACCCGAGCCGCCTACGGCATCACGGACGACACCGTGACCTACGAGGACTACACGGGCGTCGGTTCCGCGTCGCCTCGGGACGTCCCCGCGGACCAGACCACCATCGCCAACACCCGTCTGCTCGATCCGAACGTGCTCTCGCGCACCTTCACCCAGCAGCAGCAGCTCAAGAACTTCTACGGGTTCCCGTCCACGTTGGACGTCGACCGCTACGAGATCGACGGGCAGCTCCAGGACTACATCGTCGCGGCGCGTGAGCTGTCTCCCAACAGCCTCACCGGCAACCAGACCGACTGGATCAACCGCCACACGGTGTACACGCACGGCAACGGTTTCGTGGCGGCCCCGGCCAACCGCGTGAACGCCGCCGTGCAGGACGCGACGAGCACCGAGTCGAACAGCAACTCCGGGTACCCGATCTACACCGTCAGCGACCTCGCGTCGCAGGCCGCGGACGACCAGGTCATCCCGGTGGAGCAGCCCCGCATCTACTACGGCGAGGTCATCGCGTCGTCCAACCCCGACTACGCCATCGTCGGTGGCAGCGAAGGCTCGGACGGCCGCGAGTACGACACCGACACCTCGCGCTACACCTACACCGGTTCGGGTGGCGTCAGCATCGGCAACTGGTTCAACCGGTTGGCGTTCGCGGCGAAGTACACCGAACGCAACATCCTCTTCTCGGGCGCCATCGGCGACGACTCGAAGATCATCTTCAACCGCGATCCTCGTGAGCGCGTGCAGAAGGTCGCACCGTGGCTGACCGCGGACGGCAACTCCTACCCGGCCGTGGTCGGTGGAAAGATCGTCTGGATCGTCGACGCGTACACAACGCTGGACCAGTACCCCTACGCGCAGCGCAGTTCGCTCGAGGGACTGGTGCAGGACAGCATCGACGCCAACACCGGTCGACTGCTTCCGCGTGACGAGGTGTCCTACATCCGCAACTCGGTCAAGGCCACCGTCGACGCCTACGACGGGTCGGTGAACCTGTACCAGGTGGACGACAACGATCCCGTCCTCGCCGCGTGGATGGGCGCGTTCCCGGGTGCGGTCCAGCCCGAGTCGGCGATCTCCGACGAACTGCGTCAGCACTTCCGCTACCCCGAGGACCTGTTCAAGGTCCAGCGCGAGATGCTCGCCAAGTACCACGTCAACGATCCCGGCGAGTTCTTCACCAACAATGCGTTCTGGTCGGTCCCCAGCGACCCGACCGTCGAGGGTGGCACCAACCTCAACCAGCCGCCGTACTACGTCCTGATCGGTGATCCGGACACGGGCCAGCCGTCGTTCAGGTTGACCAGTGCGATGGTGGGCTTCAACCGAGAGCTGTTGTCCGCGTACATCTCCGTGCGCTCCGATCCGGAGGGTTACGGCGAGTTCACGGTGCTGCAGTTGCCCACCGACACGCAGACTCAGGGTCCGCAGCAGGCGCAGAACTCCATGACGTCGGACACCCGTGTGGCGTCGGACCGAACGCTGCTGCAGCAGTCCAACAGGATCCAGTACGGCAACCTGCTGACACTGCCCATCGCCAACGGCGGAATCCTGTACGTCGAGCCGCTGTACACCGAGCGCAACACGACGAACACCTCCACGTTCCCGCAGTTGTCCCGCGTACTCGTGAGCTATCGCGAGCCGGGTGCGGGCGGCGGTGTCCGCGTCGGGTACGCGGCGACGCTGGCCGAGGCACTGGACCAGGTGTTCGGCTCCGGTACGGGCAGCGTGGCGACCGCGCCGGGCGGTGAGGCGACAGAGCCGCAGCCGGACAACGGCTCGTCGACCGGCACCACCTCGGCACCCACCGAGGGGTCTGCCACCACGCCTCCGTCCACGTCGGCCGCACCCGCTGCGCCCGTCGACCGGACGGCCGCGGTGAACAACCTCAACAGTGCGCTGGCAGCAGTGCGGACCGCGCAGCAGTCGGGTGACTTCGCCCAGCTCGGTACCGCGTTCGACAACCTGCAGCGCGCGATCGACCAGTACAACAGCACCGGGGGATAG